A part of Betaproteobacteria bacterium genomic DNA contains:
- a CDS encoding carbohydrate kinase family protein codes for MTTLICGSMAYDTIMVFHDRFKHHILPDQLHILNVSFLVPDMRREFGGCAGNIAYSLKLLEGEPLVMATVGQDFQPYANRLDALGLARTHVTEVPESFTAQAFITTDLDDNQITAFHPGAMMQSHRNSVADAKGVELGIVSPDGRDGMLQHAREFHEAGIPFVFDPGQGLPMFNGDEVKAFIAKAAYVTVNDYEARLVEEKTGETVESLSRRVKAFIVTRGGSGSTVWQDGKSVDIPSVTPEAVVDPTGCGDAYRGGILYGIVNGLDWALTGRLASLIGSLKIARRGAQNHSFTRDEIATRFKESFGMRLW; via the coding sequence ATGACTACTCTGATCTGCGGTTCCATGGCCTACGACACGATCATGGTGTTTCACGATCGTTTCAAGCATCACATCCTGCCCGACCAGCTGCACATCCTGAACGTCTCGTTCCTCGTTCCGGACATGCGCCGCGAGTTCGGGGGCTGCGCCGGCAACATCGCGTACTCGCTCAAGCTGCTGGAGGGCGAGCCGCTCGTCATGGCGACGGTGGGCCAGGACTTCCAGCCCTACGCCAACAGGCTGGATGCGCTGGGACTCGCCCGCACCCACGTCACCGAAGTGCCGGAGTCGTTCACCGCCCAGGCGTTCATCACCACGGATCTCGACGACAACCAGATCACCGCCTTCCATCCGGGCGCGATGATGCAGTCTCACCGCAACTCGGTGGCCGACGCGAAGGGCGTCGAGCTCGGGATCGTGTCCCCGGACGGCCGGGACGGCATGCTGCAGCACGCGCGTGAATTCCACGAGGCCGGCATTCCGTTCGTGTTCGATCCGGGCCAGGGACTGCCCATGTTCAACGGCGACGAGGTCAAGGCGTTCATCGCCAAGGCCGCCTACGTCACCGTGAACGACTACGAAGCGAGGCTCGTGGAGGAGAAGACCGGCGAGACGGTCGAATCGCTTTCGCGGCGCGTCAAGGCGTTCATCGTGACCCGCGGCGGATCGGGTTCCACCGTGTGGCAGGACGGCAAGTCCGTCGACATCCCGAGCGTCACTCCGGAAGCGGTCGTCGATCCGACGGGATGCGGGGACGCCTATCGCGGCGGAATCCTGTACGGCATCGTCAACGGGCTGGACTGGGCGCTCACGGGCCGCCTCGCTTCGCTGATCGGCTCGCTGAAGATCGCCCGTCGCGGCGCCCAGAACCACTCCTTCACCCGGGACGAGATCGCGACCCGCTTCAAGGAAAGCTTCGGCATGCGGCTCTGGTGA
- a CDS encoding septal ring lytic transglycosylase RlpA family protein, whose translation MRPRFPSIVPLPALCVLVAAGLLAAGCASTEIGPNERRPAAAGTPSGTKAAAPATTASGKGGYYLDDGPGADPPPDLDSIPDATPRAEPLHQASLRPYSALGQDYAPLTRLTPYKARGVATWYGRRYHGKPTSTGERYDMYAMTAAHTILPLPSYAKVTSLASGKSVVVRINDRGPFRKDRLIDLSYAAAHRLGLINDGSGMVEVETLLPGASALTVADPEPAPPPVRVQSDPALTPLPPTNGIFLQLGAFSEPGNAEDFARKMRTELSDLPHPVTVVSVSGLYRVQSGPFPDRNTARGEAERVASRLGSRPFVTVR comes from the coding sequence ATCCGTCCGCGATTCCCGAGCATCGTTCCGCTTCCGGCCCTCTGCGTCCTCGTCGCCGCCGGGCTCCTGGCCGCGGGATGCGCCAGTACCGAGATCGGGCCGAACGAGCGCAGACCGGCGGCCGCGGGCACCCCGTCCGGAACGAAGGCGGCCGCGCCTGCGACGACGGCGTCCGGCAAGGGCGGCTACTACCTCGACGACGGCCCGGGCGCAGATCCGCCGCCGGACCTCGACAGCATCCCCGATGCGACGCCACGCGCGGAACCGCTGCATCAGGCATCGCTACGCCCCTATTCGGCGCTGGGGCAGGACTACGCGCCTCTCACGCGGCTCACGCCCTACAAGGCGCGCGGTGTCGCCACCTGGTACGGCCGCCGCTATCACGGCAAGCCCACCTCGACCGGCGAGCGCTACGACATGTACGCGATGACCGCCGCGCATACCATCCTTCCGCTGCCGAGCTACGCGAAGGTCACGTCGCTCGCTTCAGGCAAGTCGGTCGTCGTGCGCATCAACGACCGAGGCCCGTTCCGCAAGGACCGCCTGATCGATCTCTCCTACGCGGCGGCGCACCGGCTCGGTCTGATCAACGACGGCAGCGGCATGGTCGAGGTGGAAACCCTGCTTCCGGGAGCCAGCGCGTTGACCGTAGCCGATCCGGAGCCTGCGCCACCGCCCGTTCGCGTGCAGAGCGATCCCGCGCTGACGCCGCTCCCGCCCACCAACGGGATATTCCTGCAGCTCGGCGCATTCTCCGAGCCCGGCAACGCGGAGGACTTTGCCCGCAAGATGCGGACGGAGCTTTCCGATCTTCCGCACCCGGTCACCGTCGTGTCGGTATCGGGCCTGTACCGCGTGCAGAGCGGCCCGTTTCCCGACAGGAACACGGCGCGAGGCGAAGCCGAGCGCGTGGCATCACGACTCGGTTCGCGGCCCTTCGTCACGGTGCGCTGA